The sequence TTTATTGAGGTTATCGGTACTTGGGTCGACTTCATTTCCTTCAATGATAATATTGCCGTTATCCTTTTTTTCTAAAAAGTTCAAACAGCGAAGGAGGGTGCTTTTCCCTGAGCCGCTTGCTCCTACTAAACAAACGACATCATTCTCGAAAACTGTCATATTGATATTTTTTAATACATGTAAGTCTCCAAATGATTTATTTAATTGATTTATTTTAATCATTTCTCTTGTGTCCAACGTCCTCGCCTCCTATCTGTCGCTTACTGCTAATTTCAGTTCAAATCGGTTTACTACAAATGTCATCAGCGCCACTAGCAATAAATAGTAGACTGCTACAATGAGTAAATAAGTCATTTCATCAAAATTATTGGAACCTAGAGTTGTCGCGACATTAAACAGCTCATTCATAGAGATAAATGCGGCTAACGAAGAATCTTTTAAACTGATGATAAATTGGTTGCCTAAAGGCGGCAACGCCCGGCGGAATGCCTGCGGAAGAATAATTCTTCTTAAGGTCAGCACTTTTGTCATCCCCAAAGAGCGTCCTGCCTCCATCTGTCCTTTATCGACTGCCTGAATTGCGCCTCGAAGGATTTCAGAAATATAGGCTCCATTATGTAACGCTAGGGCAAGTGAAGCGGCCCAGAAATCAGGAAGGAGGAAAATCCCGCTAATTCCGAAGTAGAGGATAAATATTTGAACAATCAGTGGGGTTCCACGAACCAAATAGACATATATATCTGAAATGAGTTCTAACACTTTTATTTTTGAGATTTTTAATAAGGCAAAGAAAAGTCCTATAATGATTCCGATTAAGATAGAAACAGCTGTCAACTCTAATGTTAAAAGCATTGCTTTTAAGAATACACCTTTTGTTTCTGTTAGTGTTTGAAAAAAATGTGAAAAACTTGGCAATGTACCTACTTCCTTTCTATCCGTGACATAAATCTATTCTGGTTTAATGGTAATGTCCTCACCAAAATATTTAATACTAATCCGAGTGAGTGTCCCGTTTTCCCGGAGTTTTTCCAAGGATTCGTTTACTCTCTTCAATAGTTGTGGGTTATCCTGAGGCAGTACAATGGCTTGTTCACTGCGATGAATTAACTCCTGCCCTTTAATCTTAAACCCTTCCTTTGCAGCATTTTTCCCAGTGACAAAATCTGTAATGACTGCATCATGCCGTCCTCCACTTAACGCTTTTAAAGCGGTAATATCGCTGTCATAGTTTTTTATGTTGTCTGTATACTTAGAAGCGGTATCCGCATAAGTCGAACCTTTTGCTACAGCTACCTCTTTGCCCGCTAAATCTTTGACAGTCTTAATTTGACTGTCCGGCCTAGTGAAAATTTGCGGTCCAGAATAATAGTAGGGAGTACTGAAGGAAACATGTTTGCTCCGCTGCAGATTGATCGTGTGGCTAGCAACTGCTGCATCCGCACGACCTGTTTTGACCCCCTCTACAATCCCTTTGAATTTGATTCGTTTTTGAACTGGTTCAAGGCCCATTTCTCTTGCAATGGCTTCGCCAACCTCAATATCAAAGCCTGACATGGTGAGATCTTCATTCATATAACTAAATGGCTTAAACTCACCCGATGCAGCAAAAACAAATTTATTTTTATGTATCAGTTCAGATCCGTCGGCAAGCTTTTCCTTCTCGGCACAAGCTGATAAAAAGCAAACCATAATAAAACAGAAAACCAATATTAGCCTTTTATTCAACCGCATGTTAGCTATCAATTCCTTTCCCTTTCGTTTATTTCTACAATCCCCCTTGCTAGGTATCTAACTTATTACAGTGAATACCCCTTTAACTTCCCGATCAAACAAAAAAGTGCCAGCCACCTTTAATGGTGTCTGACACTCTTTGCACAACACATAAATAGAGCTAGTTTCACAGAGGGAGTACCTTCCGCTTTTTTTCTGCTTTAGGTAGAATAAATATTCTAATAAACCTCATTTACTTATGATACGGTTCACCCTACTTGGCTAACTAGCAGTTTTTTAGCCCCCTTATATTAGCCTAATCGGTCTTATAAAATTTTCTGAGTTTAGTGTTTATACACCTTATTGACCCATTTAATAAATGTGTAACTGAGCACATAATTGACAGTCAA is a genomic window of Niallia sp. XMNu-256 containing:
- a CDS encoding amino acid ABC transporter permease; translated protein: MPSFSHFFQTLTETKGVFLKAMLLTLELTAVSILIGIIIGLFFALLKISKIKVLELISDIYVYLVRGTPLIVQIFILYFGISGIFLLPDFWAASLALALHNGAYISEILRGAIQAVDKGQMEAGRSLGMTKVLTLRRIILPQAFRRALPPLGNQFIISLKDSSLAAFISMNELFNVATTLGSNNFDEMTYLLIVAVYYLLLVALMTFVVNRFELKLAVSDR
- a CDS encoding transporter substrate-binding domain-containing protein, which encodes MRLNKRLILVFCFIMVCFLSACAEKEKLADGSELIHKNKFVFAASGEFKPFSYMNEDLTMSGFDIEVGEAIAREMGLEPVQKRIKFKGIVEGVKTGRADAAVASHTINLQRSKHVSFSTPYYYSGPQIFTRPDSQIKTVKDLAGKEVAVAKGSTYADTASKYTDNIKNYDSDITALKALSGGRHDAVITDFVTGKNAAKEGFKIKGQELIHRSEQAIVLPQDNPQLLKRVNESLEKLRENGTLTRISIKYFGEDITIKPE